A single Lolium perenne isolate Kyuss_39 chromosome 6, Kyuss_2.0, whole genome shotgun sequence DNA region contains:
- the LOC127307799 gene encoding putative F-box/LRR-repeat protein 23: MATAPPPPAPAPDWAGLPDDALLTVFKRLGASEVLMGTAVVCRNWLRVATGEPDLWRRVDLSDCFDPTIDMVAMARAAVDRAHGCLEHFSADCFVNDALLLYISKRTKGLKSLRLVNCMKVSDKGLVAVGKRSPHLEELELTTCSIKISMKAVGQAFPQLKRLRLNKRWVNIPCEESFDNHQALDIASSMRELRHLQLFANRLHSNALATILDNCHHLESLDLRQCFNAHIDAELRAKCARLKDVKLPKDSASDYEHESYIETLSLNTLPLLFPNYGAQGSSDEDDEEDDLDAHLGHLAE, translated from the exons ATGGCAACCGCGCCGCCCCCGCCGGCGCCAGCGCCGGACTGGGCCGGGCTCCCTGACGATGCTCTCCTTACAGTGTTCAAGCGGCTGGGCGCGTCGGAGGTGCTCATGGGCACCGCCGTCGTGTGCCGCAACTGGCTCCGCGTCGCCACCGGCGAGCCCGACCTCTGGCGCCGCGTGGACCTCTCCGACTGCTTCGACCCCACCATCGACATGGTAGCCATGGCGCGCGCTGCCGTAGACCGCGCCCACGGCTGCCTCGAGCATTTCAGCGCCGATTGTTTCGTCAACGACGCGCTGCTCCTCTACATCTCCAAGAG AACTAAGGGCTTGAAAAGCCTTCGGCTAGTTAACTGCATGAAGGTCTCAGACAAAGGCTTGGTTGCTGTGGGCAAGAGATCCCCACATCTTGAGGAACTAGAGCTTACTACCTGCTCCATCAAAATTTCAATGAAGGCTGTTGGCCAAGCATTCCCGCAGTTGAAGCGCCTGCGGCTGAACAAGCGATGGGTCAATATTCCATGTGAAGAATCTTTTGACAACCACCAAGCCTTGGACATAGCCAGCAGCATGCGTGAGCTACGTCACCTTCAACTCTTCGCCAACCGGCTACACAGCAATGCACTTGCTACCATCCTCGACAACTGCCACCACCTTGAGTCCCTTGATCTGCGTCAGTGCTTCAACGCCCACATCGATGCAGAACTGCGAGCGAAGTGTGCAAGGCTTAAAGACGTAAAGCTACCCAAGGACTCAGCCAGTGACTATGAGCACGAGTCATACATCGAGACACTCTCACTGAATACCCTCCCGCTTCTTTTCCCCAACTATGGTGCCCAAGGATCTAGTGACGaggacgatgaggaagatgacttGGACGCACATCTTGGTCATTTGGCTGAATGA